Proteins encoded in a region of the Pelmatolapia mariae isolate MD_Pm_ZW linkage group LG6, Pm_UMD_F_2, whole genome shotgun sequence genome:
- the cryba1l2 gene encoding crystallin, beta A1, like 2 encodes MNRVVRAHMTSPMMFPRMDTAPFFKVTVFEQEHFQGKCLEFTSECCNIHNCGMDNIRSIRVESGAWVGFEHHDFQGQQFILERGEYPNWEAYSGSLSYHTERFMSFRPIYCASHHSSRMMIFERENFMGRCTELCDDYPSLEAMGWFMPEVGSMHVQCGAFVCYEYPGYRGQQYIMECERHSGDYQHWRNWGSHCQTPKIQSIRRIRH; translated from the exons ATGAATAGAGTCGTTAGAGCCCACATGACCTCACCTATGATGTTCCCTAGAATGGACACTGCTCCTTTCTTTAAG GtgactgtgtttgagcaggagcaTTTCCAGGGCAAGTGTCTGGAGTTCACTTCTGAGTGCTGCAACATCCACAACTGTGGTATGGACAACATCCGCTCCATCCGAGTGGAGAGTGGAGC CTGGGTGGGTTTTGAGCACCATGATTTCCAAGGCCAGCAGTTCATCCTGGAGAGGGGCGAGTACCCCAACTGGGAAGCCTACAGCGGCTCTCTGTCCTACCACACCGAACGCTTCATGTCATTCCGCCCCATCTACTGTGCT TCTCACCACAGCAGCCGTATGATGATCTTTGAGAGGGAAAACTTCATGGGCCGTTGCACCGAACTGTGTGACGACTACCCCTCCCTGGAGGCCATGGGCTGGTTCATGCCCGAGGTGGGCTCCATGCATGTGCAGTGTGGCGC CTTTGTGTGCTATGAGTACCCCGGCTACAGAGGCCAGCAGTACATCATGGAGTGTGAGAGGCACAGCGGAGATTACCAGCACTGGAGGAACTGGGGCTCTCACTGTCAGACTCCAAAGATCCAGTCCATCAGACGCATCAGGCACTGA